A region of Paenibacillus sp. JNUCC-31 DNA encodes the following proteins:
- a CDS encoding helix-turn-helix domain-containing protein, with protein MLKYNNCFIDQRGINPHAYLGVREYATRMDKACFLLTNSTFKIGDISRSVGYKDVLLFSKTFKRIKKCTPSEYRKNQECLHHKD; from the coding sequence ATTCTGAAATACAACAACTGTTTTATTGACCAGAGAGGTATCAATCCTCATGCATATCTCGGAGTCAGGGAATACGCGACGAGAATGGATAAAGCATGTTTTTTGTTGACTAATTCCACTTTCAAAATCGGTGACATCTCTCGATCCGTTGGATATAAGGATGTTCTTTTATTTTCGAAAACGTTCAAGCGGATTAAAAAATGTACTCCTTCAGAATATCGAAAAAATCAAGAATGCTTGCACCACAAGGATTAG
- a CDS encoding Cof-type HAD-IIB family hydrolase has protein sequence MVELHRLLALDLDGTMLNTNKVITSETRSSIQQLMANEVAVTIASGRFPASVWLHAKEILLNFTLVALNGAVTVDPKTGQMIEGSPLETTSLLYMLDVIEEEGAYVHFYGYNALYVRQINDLNRSWPMNNVVVRPELTWTEDHYRDQTELIRLVEVGSDFRTFVNSMPGMIYKAAVICTNLAARERIFKRLEASGMLQCTKTGSLRFDVNAIGISKRDALERLCRKQGIDRQEVAVAGDYDNDLDMLQWAGLGIAMGNAEPHVKAIANVITGTNEQDGVAMAIRNYLL, from the coding sequence ATGGTTGAGTTGCATAGATTGCTTGCTCTTGATTTGGATGGAACCATGTTAAATACGAATAAAGTCATTACGTCAGAAACGCGAAGTTCCATCCAGCAATTAATGGCGAATGAAGTAGCTGTCACCATCGCATCCGGGCGGTTTCCCGCTTCGGTATGGCTACATGCGAAGGAAATCCTATTGAATTTTACTCTGGTCGCACTGAATGGTGCCGTGACCGTTGATCCAAAAACAGGACAAATGATTGAAGGATCCCCGCTGGAGACAACATCACTTTTATACATGCTAGATGTGATTGAGGAAGAAGGCGCCTACGTCCATTTCTATGGCTACAATGCCCTATATGTACGGCAAATCAATGATTTGAATCGGAGCTGGCCAATGAATAATGTTGTTGTGCGACCAGAACTGACATGGACGGAAGATCATTATAGAGATCAAACCGAACTGATCCGTTTGGTTGAAGTCGGTTCCGATTTCAGAACGTTCGTAAACAGCATGCCTGGCATGATCTACAAAGCGGCCGTCATTTGCACAAACCTTGCCGCCCGCGAACGGATATTTAAGCGACTTGAAGCATCGGGAATGCTTCAATGTACTAAAACAGGCAGTTTGCGATTTGACGTAAACGCGATCGGAATCAGCAAGCGCGATGCACTTGAGCGACTGTGCCGCAAGCAAGGTATCGATCGACAAGAGGTAGCTGTAGCAGGAGATTATGACAATGATCTTGACATGCTGCAGTGGGCTGGATTGGGTATCGCAATGGGCAATGCTGAGCCCCATGTCAAAGCGATCGCAAACGTCATTACAGGTACAAACGAACAGGATGGAGTCGCCATGGCAATCCGCAATTACCTGCTATAA
- a CDS encoding ribose-phosphate pyrophosphokinase-like domain-containing protein, with product MHSRRVFPDSEICMRIDTSLVNKTVVVFQNTLPPQDLHLQQLYQMVEISKSRGAAYIICVVPYLAYSRQDRRSNEGEPESGLVVLRTLAMLGANDRGTRHDCWTGQCEAARTRASARRR from the coding sequence ATCCATTCTCGTCGCGTATTCCCTGACTCCGAGATATGCATGAGGATTGATACCTCTCTGGTCAATAAAACAGTTGTTGTATTTCAGAATACATTACCACCACAGGATCTTCATTTACAACAACTCTATCAAATGGTTGAAATCTCGAAAAGTAGAGGGGCAGCTTATATTATCTGTGTTGTGCCCTATCTTGCTTACTCTCGTCAAGATCGTCGATCAAACGAAGGGGAACCCGAGTCCGGGTTGGTTGTTTTACGAACACTCGCTATGTTAGGCGCTAATGATCGCGGGACAAGGCATGATTGCTGGACAGGCCAGTGTGAAGCAGCTCGTACTCGTGCATCTGCCCGGCGACGGTAA